The following are from one region of the Desulfuromonas acetexigens genome:
- a CDS encoding DUF1318 domain-containing protein — MNKLRYLALLAAVAVVSCVTINIYFPAEEVRGAADKIVNEVWGERAGEAVPAEPPQGEPSSFLRLGPATAYAAQDINVSTPEIRALREAMKARATALFPYLDGGQVGVGHDGLLKLRTIDGLDLKSRGEATRLVEAENSDRQRLYGEIARANGFPDQAAEVQAVFAESWRAQAAPGWLLEDESGGWTKK, encoded by the coding sequence ATGAACAAACTGCGTTATCTCGCGTTGCTGGCGGCGGTGGCCGTCGTCTCCTGCGTGACCATCAACATCTATTTTCCTGCCGAAGAAGTGCGCGGCGCCGCCGACAAGATCGTCAACGAGGTCTGGGGGGAACGCGCCGGGGAAGCCGTCCCCGCCGAGCCGCCCCAGGGGGAGCCGAGCAGCTTCCTGCGCCTGGGACCGGCGACGGCCTACGCGGCCCAGGACATCAACGTCAGCACGCCGGAGATCCGCGCCCTGCGCGAGGCGATGAAAGCCCGGGCGACGGCGCTCTTTCCCTACCTGGACGGCGGGCAGGTCGGCGTCGGCCATGACGGCCTGCTCAAGCTGCGCACCATCGATGGGCTCGACCTGAAATCACGGGGGGAAGCGACACGCCTGGTGGAGGCCGAGAACAGCGACCGGCAGCGCCTCTACGGGGAAATCGCCCGGGCCAACGGCTTTCCCGACCAGGCCGCCGAGGTCCAGGCAGTCTTCGCCGAATCCTGGCGCGCCCAGGCCGCTCCTGGTTGGCTGTTGGAAGACGAAAGCGGCGGCTGGACGAAAAAGTAG
- a CDS encoding septal ring lytic transglycosylase RlpA family protein, with translation MYLYDLIPRTFRKALLSCLPALLLSLVPISDGAWGAQGEAAGKGELAIATYYAQHFAGRRTASGAVYRHEKFTAAHAHLPFGTRVRVVNPANGREVTVTINDRCRPRKTPIIDLSRAAAEELGLLRRGTGKVRIFPVEDQS, from the coding sequence ATGTATCTGTATGATCTGATCCCCCGGACTTTCCGGAAAGCCCTGTTGTCCTGCCTGCCGGCGCTGTTGCTGAGCCTGGTGCCGATTTCCGATGGCGCCTGGGGCGCTCAGGGAGAGGCCGCCGGCAAAGGCGAACTCGCGATCGCCACCTATTACGCCCAGCATTTTGCCGGGCGCCGCACCGCTTCCGGGGCCGTCTACCGCCACGAGAAATTCACCGCCGCCCATGCCCATCTCCCTTTCGGCACCCGGGTCCGCGTCGTCAACCCCGCCAACGGCCGGGAAGTGACCGTCACCATCAACGACCGGTGCCGCCCGCGTAAGACCCCCATCATCGATCTCTCTCGCGCCGCCGCTGAAGAGCTGGGCCTGCTTCGGCGGGGTACCGGCAAGGTACGCATCTTTCCCGTCGAGGATCAATCCTAG